From Vitis vinifera cultivar Pinot Noir 40024 chromosome 14, ASM3070453v1, a single genomic window includes:
- the GER5 gene encoding germin-like protein 5 — MELASSLASAFDPSPLQDTCVAIDDPKAAVFVNGKFCKNPNLTVAEDFFFQGLNIPGNTENPLGFNVTTVNVDQIPGLNTLGISLVRIDYAPYGQNPPHTHPRGTEIITVLEGTLYVGFVTSNPENRLISKLLNKGDVYVFPIGLIHFQFNVGHANAVAIAALSSQNPGVITIANAVFGSNPPINPDFLAKAFQLDKKVVEYLQAHF, encoded by the exons ATGGAATTGGCTTCCTCTCTTGCCTCTGCCTTTGATCCAAGCCCACTGCAGGACACTTGTGTTGCCATTGATGACCCCAAGGCTGCTG tATTTGTAAATGGAAAGTTCTGCAAGAACCCAAATCTGACTGTGGCCGAGGATTTCTTCTTTCAAGGGCTGAATATTCCAGGAAACACAGAAAATCCACTGGGGTTTAATGTCACTACTGTAAATGTTGATCAAATACCAGGACTTAACACTCTTGGGATATCACTGGTTCGTATCGATTATGCACCCTATGGTCAAAACCCTCCTCACACTCACCCTCGTGGCACTGAGATCATCACTGTCTTGGAGGGAACACTCTACGTAGGCTTTGTCACATCCAACCCTGAAAACCGCCTCATTAGCAAACTCCTCAACAAGGGGGATGTTTATGTGTTCCCTATTGGTCTTATTCACTTCCAATTCAATGTCGGGCACGCTAACGCAGTTGCCATTGCTGCTCTAAGCAGCCAAAATCCAGGTGTAATCACGATAGCCAATGCAGTCTTTGGTTCAAACCCACCCATCAATCCTGATTTCCTTGCAAAGGCCTTCCAGTTGGACAAGAAGGTGGTTGAATACCTTCAAGCACACTTCTAG
- the LOC109123835 gene encoding GDSL esterase/lipase At5g03980-like — protein MTAGLPFLNLYMTKDADFSHGVNLVVAGSTAMSTSSLTDDHILSPVTNLRYNFNGFLSIVPRSLEVLSLWLGRLEAMTIIMHSFKKVIDYGAQRVVVPGNFPIGCFRIYLTGFQNNDSAAYDEHDCLKGLNDFAKYHNDHLQKQFSE, from the exons ATGACCGCTGGTCTTCCCTTTCTCAATCTATACATGACTAAGGATGCTGATTTCAGTCATGGTGTGAACCTTGTGGTTGCTGGCTCTACCGCCATGTCCACGTCTTCCCTCACTGATGACCACATTCTTTCACCTGTTACCAACTTGAGATACAACTTCAATGGATTTCTAAGC ATTGTGCCTAGAAGCTTGGAAGTGCTCTCTTTATGGTTGGGGAGATTGGAGGCAATGACTATAATTATGCATTCTTTCAAG AAAGTTATTGATTATGGTGCTCAAAGAGTGGTTGTCCCTGGGAATTTCCCAATAGGCTGTTTCCGGATCTATCTTACTGGATTCCAAAACAATGACTCAGCAGCCTATGATGAACATGACTGCCTAAAAGGGTTAAATGACTTTGCAAAGTATCACAATGATCATCTCCAAAAGCAATTTTCCGAATAA